One Pseudonocardia sediminis DNA window includes the following coding sequences:
- a CDS encoding glycosyltransferase family 4 protein: MKIGHLVESLDPRGVAAALVDLAAAGGPEEIEMVVVALTPTAHPGVAAALARHGAQTVELNVAPWDPRAVLKVAEALREHGVDIVHTHEVRPDVVGSAAAARLKLPAVSTLHHVHDLPADRGDRIRRTAKVLARKRFMTRTIATSRLQRDWYRRVAGSTAGLSIVPDGAADPGVGTPEERARLRRGLGIGDDDVVAVSVAPMRRGQGQDMLLDALAELPSGEPVTVVLSGDGPLRPWLESRVAGDDMLSAHVRFRRHADPVDLLRAADVQLHTTRHDTMPRVLVQGQGAGVPAIATRVGGIPEIVTRDTGALVPVAASRIADELVRLVRDPQLRRRQGEAARARFLERFEAGGWARSLGAIYRSALGRADAPAPEELDAPETDRRPIGA, from the coding sequence GTGAAGATCGGACATCTGGTCGAGTCGCTGGACCCGCGCGGCGTCGCGGCAGCGCTGGTCGACCTCGCCGCGGCCGGAGGGCCGGAGGAGATCGAGATGGTGGTCGTCGCGCTGACGCCGACCGCGCACCCGGGCGTCGCCGCGGCCCTGGCCCGGCACGGCGCGCAGACCGTCGAGCTCAACGTGGCCCCGTGGGACCCCCGTGCCGTGCTCAAGGTGGCCGAGGCCCTGCGCGAGCACGGCGTGGACATCGTGCACACCCACGAGGTGCGCCCGGACGTCGTCGGCTCGGCCGCGGCCGCCCGGCTGAAGCTGCCGGCGGTGTCGACGCTGCACCACGTCCACGACCTGCCCGCCGACCGCGGCGACCGGATCCGGCGCACGGCCAAGGTGCTGGCCCGCAAGCGCTTCATGACCCGCACGATCGCGACGTCACGGCTGCAGCGGGACTGGTACCGCCGGGTCGCCGGGTCCACCGCGGGCCTGTCGATCGTCCCGGACGGCGCGGCCGACCCCGGCGTCGGCACGCCGGAGGAGCGGGCACGGCTGCGGCGCGGGCTCGGCATCGGCGACGACGACGTGGTGGCCGTCTCGGTGGCCCCGATGCGCCGTGGCCAGGGCCAGGACATGCTGCTCGATGCGCTGGCCGAGCTGCCCTCCGGCGAGCCGGTGACCGTCGTACTCAGCGGCGACGGGCCGTTGCGCCCGTGGCTGGAGTCGCGCGTCGCGGGCGACGACATGCTCTCCGCGCACGTGCGGTTCCGCCGCCACGCCGACCCGGTCGACCTGCTGCGCGCCGCCGACGTCCAGCTCCACACCACCCGGCACGACACGATGCCGCGGGTGCTGGTGCAGGGCCAGGGCGCGGGCGTGCCCGCGATCGCGACCCGGGTGGGCGGCATCCCGGAGATCGTCACCCGGGACACCGGCGCGCTGGTGCCGGTCGCGGCGTCGCGGATCGCCGACGAGCTGGTCCGCCTGGTCCGCGACCCGCAGCTGCGCCGGCGCCAGGGCGAGGCGGCCCGGGCGCGGTTCCTGGAGCGGTTCGAGGCCGGGGGGTGGGCGCGGTCGCTGGGTGCGATCTACCGCAGCGCCCTGGGTCGCGCCGACGCCCCCGCGCCGGAGGAGCTCGACGCCCCGGAGACCGACCGCCGCCCGATCGGGGCCTGA
- a CDS encoding TetR/AcrR family transcriptional regulator, which yields MSTTGSSTGGPTANAPGSTTGGTARGAEETRRALLTAAEELFTSAGYDRTSVRAIADRAGVNQALLFRYFGNKEALFAQVVAAQGLDVLHGGPPEELLERTLRSILLRAEGGGESGGLFDSALRSAASSEAVNAVRDELGTAYTKAFAALADGGRAPGSGTEGTVATGGTGPADAALRAELLLGWMLGINLLRNVFRSEAVASADPDVVVGHVSRAAAALLHDGGTPVDSDRCDS from the coding sequence GTGAGCACCACGGGGAGCAGCACGGGTGGCCCCACCGCGAACGCCCCCGGAAGCACCACCGGCGGCACCGCCCGGGGCGCCGAGGAGACGCGGCGGGCGCTGCTCACCGCGGCCGAGGAGCTGTTCACCTCCGCCGGCTACGACCGGACGTCGGTCCGGGCGATCGCCGACCGGGCGGGGGTGAACCAGGCGCTGCTGTTCCGCTACTTCGGCAACAAGGAGGCGCTGTTCGCGCAGGTCGTCGCCGCGCAGGGGCTCGACGTGCTGCACGGCGGCCCGCCGGAGGAGCTGCTCGAACGGACGTTGCGCTCGATCCTGTTGCGCGCCGAGGGCGGTGGCGAGTCGGGCGGGCTGTTCGACTCGGCGCTGCGCTCCGCGGCGAGCTCGGAAGCGGTGAACGCGGTGCGCGACGAGCTCGGGACCGCCTACACGAAGGCGTTCGCCGCCCTGGCCGACGGTGGTCGGGCCCCGGGCTCGGGCACCGAGGGCACTGTGGCTACCGGGGGCACCGGTCCGGCGGACGCGGCGCTCCGGGCCGAGCTGCTGCTCGGCTGGATGCTGGGCATCAACCTGCTGCGCAACGTGTTCCGCAGCGAGGCCGTGGCCTCGGCGGACCCGGACGTCGTCGTCGGGCACGTGTCGCGGGCGGCCGCGGCGCTGCTGCACGACGGGGGCACTCCGGTTGACAGCGATCGTTGCGATTCCTAA
- a CDS encoding DUF5709 domain-containing protein — protein sequence MPQRDETQPEAPDMASALQLDTDEALTGPSDSDPLDSGYVPPDRPYGVDDNAVTANGEREGESLDERLRQETPDVEPGLDESRSGRLVDDNVGADGEATVDGAGHEVGIDGGAASSEEAAMHDVDNGIEPVVDETPAEDPGVTASLEADLGDPEEAAADAALDASDDPDFGPDADR from the coding sequence ATGCCGCAACGAGACGAGACCCAGCCCGAAGCCCCCGACATGGCCTCGGCGCTGCAGCTGGACACGGACGAGGCCCTGACCGGCCCGTCCGACTCCGACCCGCTCGACTCGGGGTACGTCCCGCCGGACCGTCCGTACGGTGTCGACGACAACGCCGTCACCGCGAACGGCGAGCGTGAGGGCGAGTCCCTCGACGAGCGCCTCCGCCAGGAGACCCCGGACGTCGAGCCCGGACTCGACGAGTCGCGCTCCGGCCGGCTCGTCGACGACAACGTCGGCGCGGACGGTGAGGCCACCGTCGACGGAGCCGGGCACGAGGTCGGGATCGACGGGGGAGCGGCCAGCTCCGAGGAGGCCGCGATGCACGACGTCGACAACGGCATCGAGCCGGTCGTCGACGAGACCCCGGCCGAGGACCCGGGCGTCACCGCATCGCTGGAGGCCGACCTCGGCGACCCGGAGGAGGCCGCCGCGGACGCGGCCCTGGACGCCTCCGACGACCCGGACTTCGGCCCGGACGCCGACCGCTAG
- a CDS encoding helix-turn-helix domain-containing protein: MAAPRRPEPADRVTAWRPDVPGIAEVLHARFVRHAYPVLRDRLDTLHRALTDPDGALHAQSRFAFVAERLAGHLGGRPVAPAAPGPTLADRLRQLLDTRVRSGMTLDEAARVLHAHPTHLVRAFSREFGIPPHRYLDGRRVDLARRLLLDGASPADAAQAAGFYDQAHLTRRFARTLGVTPGRYAAGGRSAGGPAGGSATSGDRSGTSAAGRSTGKVIGGAEPSESRTRRRART, translated from the coding sequence ATGGCTGCGCCGCGCCGGCCGGAGCCCGCCGACCGGGTCACCGCATGGCGGCCGGACGTGCCCGGGATCGCCGAGGTGCTGCACGCCCGGTTCGTCCGCCACGCCTACCCGGTGCTGCGGGACCGCCTGGACACGCTGCACCGCGCGCTGACCGACCCGGACGGGGCGCTGCACGCGCAGAGCCGCTTCGCGTTCGTCGCCGAGCGGCTGGCCGGGCACCTGGGCGGTCGCCCCGTCGCGCCGGCGGCCCCGGGCCCCACGCTGGCCGACCGCCTGCGGCAGCTGCTCGACACCAGGGTGCGCTCCGGGATGACGCTCGACGAGGCCGCACGGGTCCTGCACGCGCACCCGACGCACCTCGTCCGGGCGTTCTCCCGGGAGTTCGGCATCCCGCCGCACCGCTACCTCGACGGACGCCGGGTCGACCTCGCCCGCCGCCTGCTGCTCGACGGCGCGTCCCCGGCCGACGCCGCGCAGGCCGCCGGCTTCTACGACCAGGCCCACCTGACCCGGCGTTTCGCCCGCACGCTGGGCGTCACCCCGGGCCGCTACGCCGCCGGGGGCCGGTCCGCGGGCGGGCCTGCGGGCGGGTCGGCGACGTCCGGGGACCGCTCCGGGACGTCCGCGGCCGGCCGGTCGACCGGGAAGGTCATCGGCGGCGCGGAGCCGTCGGAGTCGCGGACCCGGCGGCGGGCCCGCACGTAG
- a CDS encoding cytochrome P450 yields MGEASMMLPLLREGLAPAEELTELRGRLPVAGMEIPDEIGVKAWLVSGYAQVREVLGDPGRFSNDLSHLAGTGIEALAEQDPGGLGFRDPPEHTRLRRLLTREFTVRRLSRLQPRIDALVTELLDDVEAAGPGADLVERFAVPLPSQVICELLGVPDSDRAEFERRSTARFDMIAQFDNALDVVNESMDYLRGLAARERANPGEGLLGALVREHGDAVSDEDLAALADGVLTGGHETTASMVALGALELMRHPEQVEALHRNPHDVVEDLLRSMSVVQVAFPRFAREDTEVAGRAIGKGDAMICSLSAANTDPAATGSGHLAFGYGIHRCVGAELGRMELRAALPALFSRFPGLTPQIDDEDDLELRSFSIVFGMETLPVRW; encoded by the coding sequence ATGGGCGAGGCGTCGATGATGCTGCCCCTGCTGCGGGAGGGGCTCGCGCCGGCGGAGGAGCTCACCGAGCTGCGCGGACGGCTGCCGGTGGCCGGGATGGAGATCCCGGACGAGATCGGGGTGAAGGCGTGGCTGGTCAGCGGCTACGCCCAGGTGCGCGAGGTGCTCGGTGACCCGGGCCGGTTCTCCAACGACCTGTCGCACCTGGCCGGGACCGGGATCGAGGCACTGGCCGAGCAGGACCCGGGTGGTCTCGGCTTCCGCGACCCGCCCGAGCACACCCGCCTGCGCCGCCTGCTGACCCGCGAGTTCACCGTGCGCCGGCTCTCCCGCCTCCAGCCCCGGATCGACGCACTGGTCACCGAGCTGCTCGACGACGTCGAGGCCGCGGGCCCGGGCGCGGACCTGGTGGAGCGCTTCGCCGTGCCGCTGCCCTCCCAGGTGATCTGCGAGCTGCTCGGTGTCCCGGACTCCGACCGGGCCGAGTTCGAGCGTCGCAGCACGGCGCGCTTCGACATGATCGCCCAGTTCGACAACGCCCTCGACGTGGTCAACGAGTCGATGGACTACCTGCGCGGCCTGGCCGCCCGGGAGCGTGCGAACCCGGGCGAGGGCCTGCTCGGGGCGCTGGTGCGCGAGCACGGCGACGCGGTGTCCGACGAGGACCTCGCGGCGCTCGCCGACGGCGTGCTCACCGGCGGCCACGAGACGACGGCCAGCATGGTCGCGCTCGGCGCACTGGAGCTGATGCGCCACCCCGAGCAGGTGGAGGCGCTGCACCGCAACCCGCACGACGTCGTCGAGGACCTGCTGCGCTCGATGTCGGTGGTGCAGGTGGCGTTCCCCCGTTTCGCGCGGGAGGACACCGAGGTCGCCGGACGGGCGATCGGCAAGGGCGACGCGATGATCTGCTCGCTGTCCGCGGCGAACACCGACCCGGCCGCGACCGGGTCCGGGCACCTCGCCTTCGGCTACGGCATCCACCGCTGCGTCGGTGCCGAGCTGGGCCGGATGGAGCTGCGTGCCGCGCTGCCGGCGCTGTTCTCCCGCTTCCCGGGCCTGACCCCGCAGATCGACGACGAGGACGACCTCGAGCTGCGGTCGTTCTCGATCGTGTTCGGTATGGAGACGCTGCCCGTCCGCTGGTGA
- a CDS encoding enoyl-CoA hydratase/isomerase family protein produces MTVDRVGEHVALVTLRRPPHNYFDVTMIRRVADLYADADADPSVRVIVLASEGRNFCAGANFGGDGNRTTAIGFDDAPDGATALYAEAIRVFSVGTPVVAAVQGIAIGGGLGLAVSADFRVAGPSTRFCANFSRLGLHQGFGLSVSLPRVVGQQHALDMLLTGRRVGAEEALRFALADRLVPVEGGADEPAAIRDGALALAAELAEAAPLAVRSIRATQRAGLAEEVARITAHEAVEQATLRATADVDEGIAASLERRAPRFAGR; encoded by the coding sequence GTGACCGTCGACCGCGTCGGTGAGCACGTCGCGCTGGTGACGTTGCGGCGCCCGCCGCACAACTACTTCGACGTGACGATGATCCGCCGGGTCGCCGACCTCTACGCCGACGCCGACGCCGACCCGTCGGTCCGGGTGATCGTGCTCGCCAGTGAGGGGCGCAACTTCTGCGCCGGGGCGAACTTCGGCGGCGACGGCAACCGCACCACCGCGATCGGCTTCGACGACGCCCCGGACGGCGCCACCGCCCTCTACGCCGAGGCCATCCGCGTGTTCTCGGTCGGCACGCCGGTGGTGGCCGCGGTGCAGGGCATCGCGATCGGTGGCGGGCTCGGGCTCGCGGTGTCCGCGGACTTCCGGGTCGCCGGGCCGTCGACCCGGTTCTGCGCGAACTTCTCCCGGCTCGGCCTGCACCAGGGCTTCGGGCTGTCGGTGTCGCTGCCGCGGGTCGTCGGGCAGCAGCACGCGCTGGACATGCTGCTCACCGGACGGCGGGTCGGCGCCGAGGAGGCGCTCCGGTTCGCCCTCGCCGACCGGCTCGTCCCGGTCGAGGGCGGCGCCGACGAGCCGGCCGCGATCCGCGACGGCGCCCTGGCGCTGGCGGCCGAGCTGGCCGAGGCCGCGCCGCTGGCCGTGCGCAGCATCCGCGCCACACAGCGCGCGGGCCTGGCCGAGGAGGTCGCCCGGATCACCGCGCACGAGGCCGTCGAGCAGGCGACGCTCCGCGCCACCGCCGACGTCGACGAGGGGATCGCGGCGTCGCTGGAGCGACGGGCCCCGCGGTTCGCCGGACGGTGA
- the cobF gene encoding precorrin-6A synthase (deacetylating), producing MRTVLVIGIGAGDPDHLTLQAVDALRRAGVFFVIDKGGDKDDLLALRTEILRRHRPDGDFRLVPATDPPRDRGELADADYRDVVVDWQDRRAALYRTMLTDELPDGATGAFLVWGDPSLYDGTLRLLDRVLDGMPDRADWRVESIAGISSVAALAAAHRLILNRVGRPVLITTGRRIEGGLPDDADDVVVMLDGRTAFATLPPEQSKDIHIYWGAYLGTSYELLVSGPLDEVCDEIVRVREDARGRRGWIMDTYLLRRGEGQR from the coding sequence ATGCGGACCGTGCTGGTGATCGGGATCGGGGCCGGTGACCCGGACCACCTGACGCTGCAGGCCGTCGACGCCCTCCGGCGGGCCGGGGTCTTCTTCGTCATCGACAAGGGCGGGGACAAGGACGACCTCCTGGCCCTGCGCACCGAGATCCTGCGCCGGCACCGGCCCGACGGCGACTTCCGGCTGGTCCCGGCCACGGACCCGCCGCGCGACCGGGGCGAGCTGGCCGACGCCGACTACCGCGACGTCGTCGTCGACTGGCAGGACCGCCGTGCCGCGCTCTACCGGACGATGCTGACCGACGAGCTGCCCGACGGCGCGACCGGCGCGTTCCTGGTCTGGGGGGACCCGTCGCTCTACGACGGCACGCTGCGGCTGCTCGACCGGGTGCTCGACGGCATGCCGGACCGGGCGGACTGGCGGGTGGAGTCGATCGCCGGGATCTCCAGCGTCGCCGCCCTGGCCGCGGCGCACCGGCTGATCCTGAACCGGGTCGGGCGCCCCGTGCTCATCACGACCGGCCGCCGCATCGAGGGCGGCCTGCCCGACGACGCCGACGACGTCGTCGTGATGCTCGACGGGCGGACGGCGTTCGCGACGCTGCCCCCCGAGCAGAGCAAGGACATCCACATCTACTGGGGTGCCTACCTGGGCACCTCCTACGAGCTCCTGGTCTCCGGCCCGCTGGACGAGGTGTGTGACGAGATCGTGCGCGTCCGGGAGGACGCCCGCGGTCGGCGAGGCTGGATCATGGACACCTATCTGCTGCGCCGAGGTGAAGGACAGCGATGA
- a CDS encoding SsgA family sporulation/cell division regulator, which produces MTSDSIQQDVFTVLHGQAAPIVSRWTYRADDPFAISFAVRRSTERWVEWLVSRDLVIEGLTTPCGIGDIRMGPQRVDGYDVVEIEIRSDGGSAVLEVDRDLLAHFVHATLEIVDLGEEAEHMALDDAIAHLIAGAA; this is translated from the coding sequence ATGACCAGCGACTCGATCCAGCAGGACGTCTTCACCGTGCTGCACGGGCAGGCCGCCCCGATCGTCTCCCGCTGGACGTACCGCGCCGACGATCCGTTCGCGATCTCCTTCGCGGTCCGTCGCTCCACGGAGCGCTGGGTCGAGTGGCTCGTGTCGCGCGACCTGGTGATCGAGGGCCTGACCACGCCCTGCGGCATCGGCGACATCCGGATGGGCCCGCAGCGGGTCGACGGCTACGACGTCGTCGAGATCGAGATCCGCTCCGACGGCGGCTCGGCCGTCCTCGAGGTCGACCGGGACCTGCTGGCGCACTTCGTGCACGCCACGCTGGAGATCGTCGACCTCGGCGAGGAGGCCGAGCACATGGCCCTCGACGACGCCATCGCGCACCTGATCGCCGGCGCCGCCTGA
- a CDS encoding DUF2000 domain-containing protein encodes MTAPSATTTPVRFPTKIAVVVREDLEPWQALNVTAFLSAAVSAAVPEILGGPYADADGTAYLATFGQPVLVLTGDRDTLRAARSRAVGRGLPVAVFTADMFVTGNDHDNRAVVAAVPGEELDLVGIAVHGPRNGVDKVVKGSRMHP; translated from the coding sequence ATGACCGCCCCGTCCGCGACCACCACACCGGTCCGCTTCCCGACCAAGATCGCCGTCGTCGTCCGCGAGGACCTGGAGCCCTGGCAGGCCCTGAACGTGACCGCGTTCCTGTCCGCCGCGGTGTCCGCGGCCGTCCCGGAGATCCTCGGCGGGCCCTACGCCGACGCCGACGGCACCGCCTACCTCGCGACGTTCGGTCAGCCCGTGCTCGTGCTCACCGGTGACCGGGACACGCTGCGCGCCGCCCGGAGCAGGGCCGTCGGGCGGGGTCTGCCGGTCGCGGTGTTCACCGCGGACATGTTCGTCACCGGCAACGACCACGACAACCGCGCCGTGGTCGCCGCCGTCCCGGGCGAGGAGCTCGACCTGGTCGGGATCGCCGTGCACGGGCCGCGCAACGGCGTCGACAAGGTCGTCAAGGGGTCCCGGATGCACCCCTGA
- a CDS encoding SDR family NAD(P)-dependent oxidoreductase — translation MASAVDTLLDRTIVGGYSKLGYLARHAGWTGDRADPALGSLVDRVALVTGASSGLGEATAAGLARLGASVHLLVRNEDKGQQSRARIQAQVPDARLTLEVCDVGELADVRRFCADFVTRVPALDVLVHNAGLMPPERSETSEGNELTLAVHVLGPHLMTELLTGVLKAGAERSGTDSRVLIVASGGMYAQPLKVDDLQYEQGNYGGTSAYARTKRMQVVLAGLWARELAGTGVTVHALHPGWAATPGVTGSMPGFDKVVGPLLRTPEQGADTAVWLATAPSRAVGTGRFWHDRAPRPAHYFPWTRETGADQELFWEKVTALAPATP, via the coding sequence ATGGCTTCCGCAGTGGACACCCTGCTCGACCGCACGATCGTGGGCGGCTACTCCAAGCTGGGGTACCTGGCCCGGCACGCCGGCTGGACCGGTGACCGGGCCGACCCGGCGCTCGGGTCCCTCGTGGACCGGGTCGCGCTGGTCACCGGGGCGAGCTCCGGGCTCGGGGAGGCCACCGCGGCCGGCCTGGCCCGGCTCGGCGCGAGCGTGCACCTGCTGGTGCGCAACGAGGACAAGGGGCAGCAGTCCCGGGCCCGGATCCAGGCGCAGGTGCCCGACGCCCGGCTGACGCTGGAGGTCTGCGACGTCGGCGAGCTGGCCGACGTCCGCCGGTTCTGCGCCGACTTCGTCACCCGCGTCCCGGCGCTCGACGTCCTGGTGCACAACGCCGGGCTGATGCCGCCGGAGCGCTCCGAGACCTCCGAGGGCAACGAGCTCACCCTCGCCGTCCACGTCCTGGGCCCGCATCTGATGACCGAGCTTCTCACCGGCGTCCTGAAAGCCGGGGCGGAGCGTTCGGGCACCGACAGCCGGGTGCTGATCGTCGCCTCGGGCGGCATGTACGCCCAGCCGCTCAAGGTCGACGACCTGCAGTACGAGCAGGGGAACTACGGCGGCACGTCGGCCTACGCCCGGACCAAGCGGATGCAGGTCGTGCTGGCCGGGCTGTGGGCACGCGAGCTGGCCGGCACCGGCGTCACGGTGCACGCGCTGCACCCGGGATGGGCCGCGACGCCGGGCGTCACCGGTTCCATGCCCGGGTTCGACAAGGTGGTCGGCCCGCTCCTGCGGACTCCGGAGCAGGGCGCCGACACGGCCGTGTGGCTCGCCACCGCACCGTCCCGCGCCGTGGGCACCGGACGCTTCTGGCATGACCGCGCCCCGCGCCCCGCGCACTACTTCCCGTGGACCCGCGAGACCGGCGCCGACCAGGAGCTCTTCTGGGAGAAGGTCACCGCTTTGGCACCGGCCACCCCCTGA
- a CDS encoding cytochrome P450: MTATVRDYPFSRAHALDMDPTYAGLQRDEPMSRIQAPFGGECWLAVRHADVRTVLGDPRFSRRETVGRDVARPRPEIDHQTSSILNMDPPEHTRLRKLVARAFTTRRVADLKPRTIELTRELLADLRGAGSPADLMTHLSMPLPVTIICEMLGVPVSERTVFRRGADAALSTTSMTPDERVAAREEMLAFMARLIAARRAEPADDLLSALVAARDDEDRLSEDELLALGVGILIAGHETTMNHLANFTFTILSTPGLADSLRADPDAVAPAVEELLRFVPLGAGAGFPRVALEDVEMGGVTVRAGDAVMVAIHAANRDAELFEDPQELHTDRESNPHMAFGHGPHHCLGAQLARMELQVALGELLREFPDLRLAGAPDDVEWKSGALVRGPRELLVAWDS; this comes from the coding sequence ATGACCGCCACCGTCCGCGACTATCCGTTCAGCCGGGCGCACGCCCTCGACATGGACCCGACCTACGCCGGGCTGCAGCGCGACGAGCCGATGAGCCGGATCCAGGCCCCCTTCGGCGGTGAGTGCTGGCTGGCCGTGCGGCACGCCGACGTCCGCACGGTGCTCGGTGACCCGCGGTTCAGCCGCCGCGAGACCGTCGGGCGCGACGTCGCCCGTCCCCGCCCGGAGATCGACCACCAGACCAGCTCGATCCTGAACATGGACCCGCCCGAGCACACCCGCCTGCGCAAGCTGGTGGCCCGCGCGTTCACCACCCGCCGGGTCGCCGACCTCAAGCCCCGCACGATCGAGCTGACCCGGGAGCTGCTGGCCGACCTGCGCGGCGCCGGCTCCCCCGCCGACCTGATGACCCACCTGTCGATGCCGCTGCCGGTGACGATCATCTGCGAGATGCTCGGCGTGCCGGTCTCCGAGCGCACGGTGTTCCGCCGGGGCGCCGACGCCGCGCTGTCGACGACGTCGATGACGCCCGACGAGCGTGTGGCGGCCCGCGAGGAGATGCTCGCGTTCATGGCGCGGCTGATCGCGGCGCGGCGCGCGGAACCGGCCGACGACCTGCTCAGCGCCCTGGTCGCGGCGCGCGACGACGAGGACCGGCTCAGCGAGGACGAGCTGCTCGCGCTCGGCGTCGGGATCCTGATCGCCGGGCACGAGACGACGATGAACCACCTGGCCAACTTCACGTTCACGATCCTGAGCACGCCGGGACTGGCCGACTCGCTGCGCGCCGACCCGGACGCGGTCGCCCCCGCCGTCGAGGAGCTGCTGCGGTTCGTCCCGCTCGGCGCCGGGGCCGGGTTCCCGCGCGTCGCGCTGGAGGACGTCGAGATGGGCGGGGTGACGGTGCGGGCGGGTGACGCCGTCATGGTCGCCATCCACGCCGCGAACCGGGACGCCGAGCTGTTCGAGGACCCGCAGGAGCTGCACACCGACCGGGAGTCCAACCCGCACATGGCGTTCGGGCACGGCCCGCACCACTGCCTGGGCGCGCAGCTGGCCCGGATGGAGCTGCAGGTCGCACTCGGCGAGCTGCTCCGCGAGTTCCCGGACCTGCGCCTGGCCGGCGCACCGGACGACGTCGAGTGGAAGTCCGGCGCCCTGGTCCGCGGCCCGCGCGAGCTGCTGGTCGCCTGGGACTCCTGA
- a CDS encoding SRPBCC family protein — protein sequence MRYADGPTAESEIVVDAPAEALWPLVTDLSLMAELSSELQRVDWLDGADGPASDVRFRGHSAHSAIGEWSTVSTVTVWEPGRRFGWEVERDQPGGPAASWLFELAPAGGGTRVRQWARLGPGPSGLTPAIERRPDKEERMVAVRLDEWRSAMEANLAAFKERAESGS from the coding sequence ATGCGCTACGCCGACGGACCCACCGCCGAGTCCGAGATCGTCGTCGACGCCCCGGCCGAGGCCCTGTGGCCGCTGGTCACGGACCTGTCGCTGATGGCCGAGCTCTCCTCGGAGCTGCAGCGCGTGGACTGGCTCGACGGCGCGGACGGCCCGGCCTCCGACGTCCGCTTCCGCGGCCACAGCGCGCACTCCGCGATCGGGGAGTGGAGCACCGTCTCGACGGTGACGGTCTGGGAGCCGGGCCGCCGCTTCGGCTGGGAGGTCGAGCGGGACCAGCCCGGGGGCCCGGCCGCGTCGTGGCTGTTCGAGCTGGCTCCGGCCGGCGGCGGTACCCGGGTACGCCAGTGGGCCCGTCTCGGGCCCGGCCCGTCCGGCCTGACCCCGGCGATCGAGCGCCGGCCGGACAAGGAGGAGCGGATGGTGGCCGTCCGGCTCGACGAGTGGCGCTCGGCCATGGAGGCCAACCTGGCCGCGTTCAAGGAGCGGGCCGAGAGCGGCTCGTGA